GTGAACCATGGTCAAGGGGAGGAAATTAATGTCTCTCAGTCTGCACCCCAAGCAGATGAGGTAAAACATGGTCCTAAGTTAAATTAGTAATctctatttaatttaattatgaccTTTCCTATGATCTTCTCTGATGATAGCCTGCAACAAAATTCAACACCAACACTGCACCATGCTTTAGGGAGAAGCAACCAATTGTGAGACCTACTACTCCAACGAACCAAGGTGTATCAACAGGACTATCAGCTGAGACCATGGCAGAAGCAACATCAGGAACTGCATCAAGACTTTTTAAGTTCATCCCCACTCCAAGGATTAGGCCTCCTGACAAGAATTGAGTAGTTGATATAGTTTAAAAGTTTGGAACTAGGAAGAAAAGATAATTTGGACAATAACTTGTGGGCACTGTTTATTTTGGTTATCAGATTACTTGCTATGACAATTATGTTGATTAGGGACCTTGTGTTGCCCTTGCTtttgttattatataattagatgCTAAGACATGCAACCAGTGATATAGTTGGTTGAATACTCTTTtggataattatattattaaggGCTGTTATGATGATTccctttttctattattatggTATCATGTCTTAAGTTTCAATTTTCAACAGATGACTTCTTACTTTGTTCAACAAATTCATAATGCcttattttattacaaaattatgTATACTACTGCAGtctttaaaattgaataaacgAACATATAAAAACAAAACCAGCTTAATTATATGTATATTCATTCATCAAAAGTGATCAATAGCAACAAATGCCATACCCTAACCAACTTAACAACCAAGATCACCATGTTTCACAGTACTCCAGAAGTAACATTTGATCTCTCTAAACTACACCACTAAACAGGTTTCTAACTACAATTCCAGCAACAAATGCCAACATAACACATCCAACACTACTGCATCTAATTTGACTAAAATTCAATCTAGCTTTCTTCAAATCAATTTCTAAGCCAACCAATCTTTCCTCTAGCTCCCTAACTTTGTTATCATCTGCAGAAGAATGATCTTCTTTATGATTCTGATTCAACTTCAAACCTCCGAACAAAAGAGTCTTCGCATCATCCTCATTGAATGATGCAACATAATCATCAAGCCAATAAAAGTATTTACAATGAGGTGTTGGAGTCTACAAAATAATATTCTTTATTATGAATctattgaaaaacaaaatgaacataattttaattcttGATAAACCTACCTTGAAGTATGATCATGAATGAGAAACAAAgtgaacaaaattttaattgttaataaacCTACCTTAAAATATGGGCATCGAAAGAATAGTCTGTTTGGGTTCATATAGGTTCCAGACATGAACAAAATTGCATAAATTCCACAATTACACACTGGGGCAACCCACTTCTTCTTCCACCTTGATCCCACACTCCCAGTAACATTCAAACTCCAACTTGATTCGTTTTCATCTCTCCCACTTCGCCGATTTGATGTCGACCCACGTTCTTCACTATGAACCATGCTGTTCTAGGGTTTACAGTCGAACACAGTGATACATTTTCAAAGTAGATAGTGAAGCAGTGCAGCATTTGAACCTCCCATCCCACACAAAACGACAACGTTTTTATTTTGGAGAAAAGGACAGATCGATCCCTGtccattttttaattaacaGCTTGGCACTTCAAGGACACTTGGCAGCCAGCTCATCACCGTTAAGTGACACGTATGCTTATTTCGGTTGTTTTCAACGTCGGAAGGCACAGAAGGACCGCTATGTCTCACAGAATACAAAGACAGGGGCCGGAATGTACCGTTTTTTTAGACAGAGATCGCTTTGTCCTTATGAAAATTAGACAGGGACCGGATTGGATGTTTACTCTTATTCGttcaataaagaaataaaacgAGATTATAGGggatttaaaatataaaaaaaaaaacccttcgAATTACTAATCTTATCTTACAGCAGTATATCTAATTTTTACATTACTAtaaattgcattgaataaaatatttctcTTACAATTAACTACCCACTTATTTGACTCGTATCGATGCAGAATTTAATCCCCTCTGACACgagtatatactatatatatatatatatatatataacaaaagcAAATTATATTCTCCCTCAACTTGACGCCCACAAGTTGATATCTACCCAGTTCTCTCCAAGTCTCCAACAATTTTATCGTCCCTCTAACAAAACAATAAGGCTCCATTGTTATTCTTATATTACATATGTATGTATATGAGAGAGAGGATTGGAGTGACCACTGCACACACAAGTAAAGCCACCATGGCGTTCAAGATCAAGAACGCcccatccttgctcttcctcttCACGTTCTTCTACAACATTGCATGCTCACCCTTCAACCCAGAACCGATGGCTGCAACCACGGGAGGCCACTGGGTTCAGCTGCAAAGAAGCATAGGCATCTCCGCCATGCACATGCAAGTAATGCGAGATAACAAGGTAGTTATCTTCGACCGTACAGACTTCGGTCCTTCAAACATCTCCCTCCCATTCAGCCGCTGCCGCTTCAACCCCCGCGACATGGCCTTGAAACTCGACTGCACCGCCCACTCCGTCCTCTACGACCTCTCCCTCAACACCCTCCGCCCACTCACCATCCTCACCGACGCATGGTGCTCCTCCGGCGCTCTCTCCCTCGACGGCACACTCTTCCAAACCGGCGGCTTCAACGACGGCCACAACAAGCTCCGCACCTTCTCACCCTGTCCTCAGCACCCTGAAACCTGCGACTGGCTCGAACTTCCATGGAACCTAACTTCCTCCCGCTGGTACGCTTCGAATCAGATCCTCCCCGACGGAAGAATCATCGTCCTTGGTGGAAGAAACTCCTTCACCTACGAATTCGTCGATCCCAACAGCATCTTCACTGCACCGGAAAACCCTaactctttcttcttcctcagattCTTGAAGGTCACGAGGGATAGCAACCCCGGCGAGGAGAACAATCTTTATCCGTTCTTGCACCTTCTCCCCGACGGGAACCTCTTCGTCTTTGCTAACCGGAGATCCATCTTGCTCGACTACAAACGCAACATTGTCCTCCGCGAGTTCCCGGTGATACCCGGAATAGAAAAACGGAACTACCCTAGCACAGGCTCTTCGGTTTTGCTTCCGGTTCATCTCTCCGGGTTGGACGACCCGACCCGATTACCCCACGCGGAAATTATGATATGCGGCGGCGCGTTTCCCGGCGCGTTCAATTTGGCCAACATTAACAAGATCTTCATTGAGGCTTCGAGGACATGCGGTCGGATTCGGGTGACCGACCCTGAACCCAAATGGATCATGGAGACGATGCCGTTTCCACGTGTCATGCCGGATATGGTTCTTCTTCCAACGGGTGACGTCGTTATAATTAACGGCGCGGCGAACGGAACTGCTGGGTGGGAAAATGCAGCGAACCCGGTTCGGTATCCGGTTTTATATAAACCCGGTTTACATGAACCGTTATCCCGGTTCGAGATACTGGCGCCGGCGAAGACCGCTAGGATGTATCATTCTTCAGCTGTGTTGGTGCCAGATGGCAGAATATTAGTGGGTGGGAGCAACCCACATAGAGGTTATGATTTTCAGTCGTACCCGTACCCGACAGAGTTGAGTTTGGACGCTTATTATCCGGATTATTTGGGACCCGAATTCGAAACCCTGAGGCCTTCGATTATTGCGGTTGAAGCTGCGAATAATACGGCGTCGTATGGTGGTAATTTTTCTGTTACGTTTTCATTGCGGCGTTCTTTGGCTGGGATTAGTGTGGCCCTTGTGGCGCCATCGTTTACGACGCACTCTTTCTCGATGAACCAGCGGGTGGTGGTGCTCCACGTTGCGGCGTTGCAGGAGGTGGCGGCGTCCGAATTTAAGGTGACGGCGCGTGGACCGCCTTCGCCGACGGTGGCGCCGCCTGGGTATTACATGGTGTTTGTCGTGCATGCAGGTGTTCCCAGTGTAGCTGTTTGGGTTCAGGTTAAGTGAAGTGAAGTGAGGTGATGTCAGCAAGTCGTCATCATTTGCTTCTGTGGGAATACTGTTGTATGTAGGGGTAGTGGCTTGGGTTTTTAGACACCATTCTTTTGGAGGGCACTTCTATTAAAACAGAAAGATAAAAACCTCAATTCTTTTGggaaatttctattttattctaaattatcGAGCAGTTTTGGTAATCTGAGTTACCATTGAATTTATTTGCTAGTCTCGTACTGCCTGGTAGTACTAATAAAGTAATAAGAGTAATCTGTCGTGTGTCCATTTATGTGAAGCCATTATTGCATCATCAGTTTCAGTGTAACCAAAATGCTTATCGGAAGATTTTGTAACCTTGCTAGCACTTAGCTAGTCTCGTTCAGTTAAGTGCTTCAGTCAATCAGTGCAGTTTAGTTAGTTTGTACACGCTTACatctataatataaaattataaacagAACTGGGTGATTCAATGTTTACTTTCGCTCAGTATTTCGGCTTCTATTTATGGTACATTTATATTTTCTCTCTGAAGCTGCGTTCTCTGCTTCAGTTCAAATGCTGtctatttttcttcttggtGTTACCAATTTgtccccaactaaaattaaCCACAAATCAGTCATTATAtattcattatatatttatgtatgaaTATATATTCTATACAAAGAATTAATGTTTTGTGTATACATAATATAGTTACTCCAAAAATAATCATCTCTAGTTACGTTCCAAATAAAATAACCGATGCAGGAGAGGAACAATTTGATTGACATGCTAAGAAAAGGGAGAAACGAAGTCATTGCAAGTCAATCGAGTAAGATAAAATTTATGGCTGAATAACATAAATACAGCTGACAGGCACATGGGAGAGAacacatttaatttatttatcgaTAGTAGAATGTTTTTCTTATAATTGCTTGGACACTATGGATTACATAAATCAGTATTTTGTGCTCATATCATCTCAACGATCAATCAGTTGAGATTGATAATTTTGTGAACgggtaataatatttttgaaagtcGGCATATTATGAGTAATAAATAATCATCCTATGACTTTGAAGATCCAGCATGCATTGATAAACTCCTGACAGCAACcttcaccacaccaaccacaCTAAGCTGCCTCTTCTCAGGGCTCAAGCCTTGTCTATCCTCGTTTTTACACTCATCTTCTATTTGAACACCAACATAGTATGCTACCTGAACAAACACGCAATTCAGCAAGGTAAACTACATGCATGTAAAAGGCGAATACAGCCAATTTTCTTATGACAATTGATAACTGAAATTATAGCTCCAACTCTTTCACCGCAAGGCTTTTGGCATTTAACCATCAGATCATATAAACTCTACTCTGCAACTAACATATCTGTAACTAGAAGGCGGGCATTTGATGAAGCCACCAAAAATTATATAGTTACAATCATATATGATCTGCATTTAGGCAATATTGAATACATTGTAACTTCATTAAGATTAGGTTTTGACTTGGATGGACTAAAAATTAGGCTCAATGCACAGGGCTTGAGTTGACTATTTCCAAAATTTGAAACCCT
The Arachis duranensis cultivar V14167 chromosome 5, aradu.V14167.gnm2.J7QH, whole genome shotgun sequence genome window above contains:
- the LOC107489170 gene encoding aldehyde oxidase GLOX; the protein is MYMRERIGVTTAHTSKATMAFKIKNAPSLLFLFTFFYNIACSPFNPEPMAATTGGHWVQLQRSIGISAMHMQVMRDNKVVIFDRTDFGPSNISLPFSRCRFNPRDMALKLDCTAHSVLYDLSLNTLRPLTILTDAWCSSGALSLDGTLFQTGGFNDGHNKLRTFSPCPQHPETCDWLELPWNLTSSRWYASNQILPDGRIIVLGGRNSFTYEFVDPNSIFTAPENPNSFFFLRFLKVTRDSNPGEENNLYPFLHLLPDGNLFVFANRRSILLDYKRNIVLREFPVIPGIEKRNYPSTGSSVLLPVHLSGLDDPTRLPHAEIMICGGAFPGAFNLANINKIFIEASRTCGRIRVTDPEPKWIMETMPFPRVMPDMVLLPTGDVVIINGAANGTAGWENAANPVRYPVLYKPGLHEPLSRFEILAPAKTARMYHSSAVLVPDGRILVGGSNPHRGYDFQSYPYPTELSLDAYYPDYLGPEFETLRPSIIAVEAANNTASYGGNFSVTFSLRRSLAGISVALVAPSFTTHSFSMNQRVVVLHVAALQEVAASEFKVTARGPPSPTVAPPGYYMVFVVHAGVPSVAVWVQVK